CGCCGATCGCGCTGCAGGTCGGAAACAATCCGGTTTCCGTCGAGGTCACCTCGCCGGTCGACGGCGTCAAAACGTACACCGTGACCGTGATCAGAGCGAGTGCTGCATCGCCTGCTCCGAGCAACGGAGGCGGCGGTTACTTCTACGGGTATACCGGCAACGAACTGACGGCCATTTATGTAAATTCGGCGGTATTACGTATTGGCGAGAAATACCAGTTAACGGTAGAAGGCATATATGCGAACGGTAAAATCGAGACCATCACCGATGCAAGCTTCGAATCCGAGTCTCCGTCCATTGCGGAAGTGGATGCAAGCGGCGCGGTGACCGGGAAAGCGGAAGGCACAACCCGCATTGCCGTCAAACGCGGCACGCTTTCCGCTTCGGCGACGATCATTGTCATGGCTAAAGTGCCTGGAGCGGAGGACGGATCGAACGGATCCGGCTCCGGCTGCGCGCAAACAAACTGGACGGATATACAGCACCACTGGGCGCAAAAGTACATCGAAGCCGCTGCCCAAAAATGTATGATACAAGGCTATTCGAACGACATGTTTATGCCGAACGTGGAAATGACGAGGCTGCAATTCGCCGTAATGGTAGCAAGAGCACTGAAGCTGAAAGGTGAACCGGATTCATTGCAAGCCTTCAAGGACAGGGAGCAAGTTCCCGCTTGGGCGGTTAGCGAGTTGTCCGGTGCAGTGGCGGCTGGAGTCATCAAGGGCTACACCGAAGGCACGCTTCGTCCGAATGTCAAGATCAGCCGGGCGGAAATGATCACGATGCTGATGCGGGGCTGGAATAATCAGGCCGCTGCGAACGTGGGAACCTCGTATGCGGACGATTCCAAAATTCCGAACTGGGCCAAAGGTCACGTAGCGGAAGCAGCCAAGAAAGGCATTGTACAGGGCCGCTTAAATAACCGCTTTGACCCGCTCAGTACGGCAACAAGAGCGGAAGCGGTCGTCGTGCTGGTCAGAATGCAGGAATTGACTCAAGATAAGCCGTAACGGTCATTTCCGGGAAAAAGAATACATCCGCCGGGGCTCAACGCTCCGGTGGGTGGAAAGGAGGCAAAAGCCGTAAGGATTGACTGGTAAACCGGATGGGATGGAGCGGTAATACCAGATTAGGTCAGATAATGAAAAAATCGGGTGATGATGTGGATTGGCACGAAGAGAAGAGGTAGTTAGCGGATCTGCGGAACAGATTCTCGTTGCTGTTGAGAGGTTAAGAGAGGAACTGCATGCCACAGTAAACGCGTATGGCAGAATATCGACTAAGGTTTTACTGAAATCCCAGGAACTCGATGATTTGCTGAACCGGTATAATGACTTGGTTAAGGATCCAGATGTATTGGTATAACTCTTTCATCAAGTTCGAATAACCGGCAACTCCAATGGCGTAACGAGCTTTCGAATCTCTGCTTGTTCCTTATATACACCGTATTCACTCAAAAACAAATCCATATCGAAAGGAGGTGAAATTATGAAAGGATTTAAAGTCAGCCTTAATCGAATGTACGATTCGATTTATACGGTCTACAGTTGTTGCGCTTATTGCAACTCGTGCTGAGTACGATTGGATATGTAATCTCCTTCCGGTTTTTCTTTTGACGAAAATAAAACAGGATTACTTCATCGACCCATATTAGATTTGAACAACTAAAGTGATAATCAAAGGAGACTGCATGATGAACCAGCGGAGGGCCCCTTTATTCGAAGAACTTAAAGCTTTATATGAAAAACAACCTGCCAGTTTTCACGTTCCCGGACATAAATCAGGGCAAGGTTTGGATGATCCGATGGAGCTGAACTTCTTTCAACAAGTGATGTCTATTGATTTTGGAACAGGAATATTGGGTTTGGATCGCTTGCATGATCCGAAGGGCTCCGTTAAAGTAGCACAGGAACTGGCCGCAGCCTGCTTTGGCGCAGATCAGAGTTTTTTCCTTGTGGGCGGAAGCTCGATCGGCAATTTGGCTCTCCTTTTATCGGTTTGCCGAAACAATGAGCCGATTATTGTACAGAGGAATGTGCATAAATCGGTCATTCATGGTCTTATGCTGGCGGGTGCCAGAGCGGTATTTTTGCCCTCACGGTGGGACAAGCACAACGGAGTTGCCTATGGAGTCCGCTTGGAAGATGTGGAAGCCGCATTGAAACAATATCCGGATGCGAAGGGAGTCTTTTTATCCAATCCGAATTATTACGGAATGGGAATTGACCTTCGACCGTTCGCCAAGCTGGTTCATGCTTATAACAAGCCACTGCTGGTCGACGAGGCGCACGGGGCTCATTACGGATTTCACCCCTCGGTTCCGGCCTCCGCACTTTCCTCCGGTGCGGATGCCGTTATTCAATCAACACACAAGATGCTGACAGCTATGTCGTCGGGAAGTATGCTCCATGTTCAAGGGAATTTGCTGGACCGGGATTTGATTGCCCAGCGGCTTTCCATGCTTCACACCACCAGTCCATTTTATCCGATTCTGGCTTCTTTGGACCTGAGCCGCAGACAAATGGCGCTTGAAGGCCGGCAGAGATTGTCGGCGGGATTGAGGACGGTTGAAAAGTTCAGAAGCAGTCTTCGCCGCGAAATGCCCTGGTTTCGTCTCATTGGTGATGCTGATGACCCGTTCGATTATGAAACCTTGGATCCATTTAAAATAAGCATCAAAGACGGCACCGGAACGTTAACCGGCTTTCAGTTGGAGGCGGAGCTGGCACAGCAGGGATGCATTGTGGAAATGGCCGATTTGCAATACGCGCTTGCCGTTTTCAGTCTCGCTTCAACCGAAAAGGATGCGGATCGGCTCTTAAGCGCGCTAGAAAATATTTCTCTGCGTTACGGGCTGGAAAAGAAATCGTATCATGACGGGGGGCTGTCAAACTCCATGTTCGATTTCTCTCCATTTACGGAAATATCCGAAACCTCGGTTATCAGACTTCAGCAAAATGACACGGTCACCGTGCCTTTAGAAGAAGCTTTGCATGCGCAAGCCGGTGAAATGGTTATCCCCTTTCCCCCCGGAGTTCCATTGATTTACCCGGGCGAGAGAATAAACTCTCAGGTCATTCAAACCATTCGTATGCTCTCTGCAGCCGGCGCGAGATTTTCGGGCGTGCAGGATGACAGCATGAGAACGGTTCGGATACTTAGCCCTGTAAATGAACGCCTTGTAAGAATCAAATAGGTTGGAATGACTTTACCTCTTGCAGACTCTGGCCTTTCGGCCAGGGTTTGCTCGAGCAAAGTAAACAGAATTGGAATGAACCTGATTCACGGATTAACTGTTACGAGAGGTGTGTATCACGTAGGCGTTAGCGAACGTTCATGTGTTTATTTTGGTTGGCAGCAGCATGCTCCCGCACGGAAGAACCTGGAGTTGCACCTTGAAAACCGGATAACGAAAGCGCTGTTTTACAGTTGGCACCTTCATGTCATTTTTTATAGGGGATTAAACGAAGTGAAACGGGAGACGGGAGTGAGATTGGAACATGGAAAGATTGATGTGCAAAGGCAAAATCCACAGGGCAACGGTAACGGAGGCCGATTTAAACTATGTCGGAAGCATTACGATCGATGCTCTTCTTATGCGGGAAGCGAACATCCATCCGTATGAAATGGTGCAAATCACGAGCCTCAGAAACGCAACGAGATGGAAGACCTATGCGCTCCCGGGTCCCGAGGGCAGCGGAAAAATATGTTTGAACGGTCCCCCCGCCCATTTATTTCAACCGGGAGATATCGTTATCATTCTGAGCATGGGTTTGTTTTCCGAAGATGACATTAGAGGGCTAAGACCTAAAGTAGTGTTTGTAGATGCCGCCAACCGAATCACAGAAGTTCAGGTTCAGCGGATATTTCAACAAGAGGAGTAGGAATATTCGATTTAAAGCGATGGATAGGCTTGGACAACCGGCGACCATGTCAAACAAGAATTCACGATAATCCGGACGTTAGGAACAGGCACCTCTATTCAGAGTGCTTTGTTTTTGCGTTCTTACTACAACCAAATGTCGAACGATATGGACGGAAATTTCCTTATTGATTAAATCTATATTTAACGGAGAAAATCGACAACAGGAGGGTTACTCTTGAGATTCTTGCTGGCATGTAGAAGCTGCGGAAAACAGATGCCTTTTGCGATAAAGGCAGGCTCCTGCAAATGTGGTGGAACCCTCTTGGTCGCTTACGACTTGGAGCGGATCCGACGTACGCTGACTAAAGAAAAGCTGAAAAATCTTCCGGCAACGATGTGGAGATATAACGAGCTTTTGCCTATTGAGAACGAGGAGAGCATTATCTCACTGGGAGAGGGCTGGACACCGCTTGTTCCTTTAAATATGACGAAGGAAATATTGCCGGGCGGGAAGATATGGGTCAAAAGAGAGGAACAGAATCCCACGGGAAGCTTTAAATCAAGAGGGTTTTCGGCAGCTTTATCCATTGCAAACGAGTACGGGATTCGCAAGGTGGCGGTGAACTCTAACGGTAATGCGGCATCCGCATTAGCCGCTTATGCCGGATATGCGGGAATGGAGGCATACGTGTTTCTTCCACTGGATTGCCCGGGGCTGATCGTCAAGGAATGCATGGATTATGGAGCCAGAACCTTTTTGGTGGACGGATTAATTCACGATGCCGGGCGAATTGTCAAGGAAGGCGAGCAAGAACAAGGGTGGTACAATGTCGGCACGTTGAAAGAGCCCGGAAGAGTCGAAGGGAAAAAGACAATGGGCTTGGAGATCGCCGAGCAGCTGCAGTGGAAATTGCCGGATGTGATCATTTATCCGACAGGCGGAGGATCCGGAATTATCGGAATGTGGAACGCATTTTTGCAATTAAAGGAACTGGGTTTCGTCGAGGGTGACCTTCCCCGCATGGTCAGTGTGCAGGAGCAAGGCTGTCAGCCTCTTGTAGACGCCGTGAGGAATAACGCACAATTTAAACCGCAATGTCATCATGTGTACTCGAGTCCGACCGGCATGAGAGTGCCAGACCCGCCCGATGGGCAATTGGTCGTTTCGGTTTTGCTTGAATCCGGAGGGACTGCAGTGTCCGTAACGGGAACAGAAATTCAACAAGCCCAGAAAATCCTTGGAAAGCAAGGAATTTCGTCTTCGCCAGAGGGCGCTGCCGCTTTGGCTGGGTTATTTCGATTAATCGAACGAAATTTCATACGTTCAACTGATGAAGTCGTACTATTTAACACGTCACATTCTTTGAAATACTTACCATGGGACTGCATAGGTTTGCCAATAGTCAAGACTTATCGGCATTGGGTTTCCGTCAGCAGCCCTTCCGAGCTTAGTGTCTGAATTTTGACCGGATATAATGAGAGAGCATCAATTTATTGGGTAGCAGCAGATATTCTGCTGCTGCTACCCCATTTATACCAGCGGAAAAATTATCGAGCCTGACCGATTTTGAAAGGAGGAGTTATCGTCGTGGAAAAAGGGCAGCCGAGACAGTTTTTCCGCAATCCCAAGCAGCCGAGAACGATATCGTTTATCGTGGCAACTAAAAACACCTCACCATGAAGAATCTTATAACCGATATCATTCAAATCATTCTCGGTTCGTTCATCCTCGCGGTGGGAATGAATAGCTTTGCCATTCCGAATGAATTGGCCGAAGGCGGCGCAATCGGTATTTCGATGGATTTATATTATTTGTTTCAATGGTCCCCGGGAGTTACCCTTCTGCTGTTAAACGCGGTCCTCGTTTCGATCGGTTATAAATTGCTGGATAAACGGGTCACCTATTATACGATTATCACGATAGCAGCGAACTCTTTTTTCCTGCTTGTGACAAAGGGGATTGCCGTCTATGCCGGAGAGACGATTTTGGGGACGATATTTGCAGGAGTCTTTATTGGAATTGGAATAGGCATTATCATACGCGCGGGCGGAACAACCGGAGGCTCCACTATTTTAGCGAAA
This is a stretch of genomic DNA from Paenibacillus sp. sptzw28. It encodes these proteins:
- a CDS encoding aspartyl-phosphate phosphatase Spo0E family protein is translated as MARREEVVSGSAEQILVAVERLREELHATVNAYGRISTKVLLKSQELDDLLNRYNDLVKDPDVLV
- a CDS encoding aminotransferase class I/II-fold pyridoxal phosphate-dependent enzyme — protein: MMNQRRAPLFEELKALYEKQPASFHVPGHKSGQGLDDPMELNFFQQVMSIDFGTGILGLDRLHDPKGSVKVAQELAAACFGADQSFFLVGGSSIGNLALLLSVCRNNEPIIVQRNVHKSVIHGLMLAGARAVFLPSRWDKHNGVAYGVRLEDVEAALKQYPDAKGVFLSNPNYYGMGIDLRPFAKLVHAYNKPLLVDEAHGAHYGFHPSVPASALSSGADAVIQSTHKMLTAMSSGSMLHVQGNLLDRDLIAQRLSMLHTTSPFYPILASLDLSRRQMALEGRQRLSAGLRTVEKFRSSLRREMPWFRLIGDADDPFDYETLDPFKISIKDGTGTLTGFQLEAELAQQGCIVEMADLQYALAVFSLASTEKDADRLLSALENISLRYGLEKKSYHDGGLSNSMFDFSPFTEISETSVIRLQQNDTVTVPLEEALHAQAGEMVIPFPPGVPLIYPGERINSQVIQTIRMLSAAGARFSGVQDDSMRTVRILSPVNERLVRIK
- the panD gene encoding aspartate 1-decarboxylase codes for the protein MERLMCKGKIHRATVTEADLNYVGSITIDALLMREANIHPYEMVQITSLRNATRWKTYALPGPEGSGKICLNGPPAHLFQPGDIVIILSMGLFSEDDIRGLRPKVVFVDAANRITEVQVQRIFQQEE
- a CDS encoding threonine synthase codes for the protein MRFLLACRSCGKQMPFAIKAGSCKCGGTLLVAYDLERIRRTLTKEKLKNLPATMWRYNELLPIENEESIISLGEGWTPLVPLNMTKEILPGGKIWVKREEQNPTGSFKSRGFSAALSIANEYGIRKVAVNSNGNAASALAAYAGYAGMEAYVFLPLDCPGLIVKECMDYGARTFLVDGLIHDAGRIVKEGEQEQGWYNVGTLKEPGRVEGKKTMGLEIAEQLQWKLPDVIIYPTGGGSGIIGMWNAFLQLKELGFVEGDLPRMVSVQEQGCQPLVDAVRNNAQFKPQCHHVYSSPTGMRVPDPPDGQLVVSVLLESGGTAVSVTGTEIQQAQKILGKQGISSSPEGAAALAGLFRLIERNFIRSTDEVVLFNTSHSLKYLPWDCIGLPIVKTYRHWVSVSSPSELSV